One part of the Brevundimonas sp. NIBR11 genome encodes these proteins:
- a CDS encoding Hpt domain-containing protein: MSNPAQVIRPPNMLRAKVGGGFGGINADAIAKAEEALKAMSSQFGQWLQDEITKLDAAQAAIRTQGYNAQTAEGLYFRAHDLKGLGATYQYPLVTRLAGSLCKLLDDPTKRLDAPMVLIDAHIDAIRAVVRDQIQTDDHPTGRVLSETLEAKVAAHRAG, from the coding sequence GTGAGCAACCCGGCTCAGGTCATCCGTCCGCCCAACATGCTCCGCGCCAAGGTCGGCGGCGGCTTCGGCGGCATCAACGCCGACGCCATCGCCAAGGCCGAAGAGGCCCTGAAGGCCATGTCGAGCCAGTTCGGCCAGTGGCTGCAGGACGAAATCACCAAGCTGGACGCCGCCCAGGCCGCCATCCGGACCCAGGGCTACAACGCCCAGACCGCCGAGGGCCTGTATTTTCGCGCCCACGACCTGAAGGGTCTCGGCGCCACCTACCAATATCCGCTGGTGACCCGTCTCGCCGGTTCGCTGTGCAAGCTGCTGGACGACCCGACCAAGCGTCTGGACGCCCCGATGGTGCTGATCGACGCCCACATCGACGCCATTCGCGCCGTCGTCCGCGACCAGATCCAGACCGACGACCACCCCACGGGCCGCGTCCTGTCGGAAACCCTGGAAGCCAAGGTCGCGGCGCACCGCGCGGGCTGA
- a CDS encoding NAD kinase: MSIDPASLKIAFCASDRPEAQLAREGLAARYGHVPESEADVIVALGGDGFMLETMHANLMRKIPVYGMNRGSVGFLMNDYDEDGLPQRIAAAGRAVIHPLQMDAWAESGAVHTGLAINEVSLLRQTRQSAKLRISVDGKVRLEELACDGCMVATPAGSTAYNLSAHGPIIPLDARMLALTPISAFRPRRWRGALLSHRARVEFEVLEAEKRPVSAVADGLEIRRVVKVAVKERRDVGLTMLFDAGRSFEERVLAEQFTG, from the coding sequence GTGAGCATCGACCCCGCATCTCTGAAGATCGCCTTCTGCGCCAGCGACCGGCCGGAGGCCCAGCTTGCCCGTGAGGGACTCGCCGCACGCTATGGCCATGTCCCGGAGTCCGAGGCCGACGTCATCGTCGCCCTTGGTGGCGACGGCTTCATGCTGGAGACGATGCACGCCAATCTCATGCGCAAGATACCGGTCTACGGCATGAACCGAGGCTCGGTCGGTTTTCTGATGAACGACTACGACGAGGACGGCCTGCCCCAGCGGATCGCCGCCGCCGGCCGCGCCGTCATCCATCCACTGCAGATGGACGCCTGGGCCGAGAGCGGAGCCGTCCACACCGGTCTCGCCATCAACGAGGTCTCCCTGCTGCGCCAGACGCGCCAGTCGGCCAAGCTCCGCATCAGCGTCGACGGCAAGGTGCGGCTGGAGGAGTTGGCCTGCGACGGCTGCATGGTCGCGACCCCGGCCGGTTCGACCGCCTACAACCTGTCCGCCCACGGTCCGATCATCCCGCTGGACGCTCGCATGCTGGCCCTGACGCCCATCAGCGCCTTCCGTCCCCGTCGCTGGCGCGGCGCCTTGCTCTCCCACCGAGCCAGAGTCGAGTTCGAGGTGCTGGAGGCCGAAAAACGCCCGGTCAGCGCCGTGGCCGACGGGCTGGAGATCCGCCGGGTGGTCAAGGTCGCGGTCAAGGAGCGCCGCGACGTGGGCCTGACCATGCTGTTCGACGCCGGGCGCTCTTTCGAGGAACGGGTCCTGGCGGAGCAGTTCACGGGGTAG